The nucleotide sequence CAAGGACACAACTTTTCCTCACATACAGTCTTCATAGTTTTGAAATGGAGTGAGAGTATCAGGTATCTACCAAGAAGGCAACATTTTGACGGGAAGAGTAGCAGCAGGGTGTTTAACTCCCCACCCCGAGCGGGACTAGGGTTCCTGAGGTCAGTAAACACCAACATTTATCAACTCGCGCTCTGGGTTAAAAATTAGGATCAGCTTACCCTCTAAAGAGCTTTACCTTTAACATTAAGAGGAAAAGCAAAAAAAACGGATCATAGATCAGTATCTAGAGGCAACCTCATCCTACTCCTCAACTCCCACTAAGAGTGGGTGTTGTCAAGAATCTCAAACAAGTTTTTTCAATATTGGAGAGATGGCGCGTTGTACTGCTAACCCTTTTTCAACATAATGCTTCACAGCTGAGCAGCTATTCGCTACCTGTATGTGAACATGACTGTGTACAATATGTATAAACATATGCCAGTGGGAGGTGCTTACTTGATTAGCATTCCCTTATTGGGCAGTAGCTGGACACGCCCCCCTCTGTAGTGGCAGGTCTGCAAACTCCTCCAGCATATCAATAGTTGCAGGAACAAACGATTTAAAgggaacaaacagagagagagagagagaaaaagaagagagcTAAAATTACTcaagattttagttctgggttaatcAAGATTATTTTAGATATACTGTATGAGAAGGATACTGGTGACGTATTTGAAAAATTTATACTGGAAGTTGCCCTGCTGACAGATCTTATCAATCACTCTCAGGAACAGCGACTGTCGCTAAAAAGGGATGAAAGTGTTTTTGTTAAGATAGTGATGTGATTTGAGAAGCTATAAGAGATAAGAGTTTTTTTAAATAACTTTGCACAGTGAGTAGTCACCGCCCTGAGTGAGGTCAGGGAGTGTCAGCCTACCGGAACCGCGCCTTTCCTGCAAactgtataaatgatgggttaagaAATTAACATACCAGACCAGAAAGACGTGCAGCTGCACGTTTAAAGTGGTTTGAACTTTGAATCTCAACACGAGGTAGAGACGATAAACTCCCCTCCCggacaatcactggtacggctgattagctgtcctaagtaaagTATCTTCGAAAGTGAATTTACGTAGGACCATTCTGTCACTCAGCTCAAACCATCGTATTATGCCCttctcatcaccccactggggAACCATCGACACGGCTGGCTAGTCTATCTTCAAAGAAGCATCTTCAAGAGTGAATGGGAGGATAgtcaactctgtagttctgttcaggactacacAACAAGTCACCGGGTACCAGACAACTACGGAGAAGGACAACAGTAGAAGACTTGTCGGAACCATTtcggacaatcagagccttacaagcgTGCCGCCAAAAGGCCCAACTCCCTTTCCAAGGCTGCCTTGTTCACGAGAGAGTTACCTGGCGAACCCAGGCATTtcacgtaaatacattcatgatttctagACATTCATGCAAAGTATATGGTTACTGTAGGTGAGAGTTTTCTCTGAATGTACCAATGTTaagtgtctctctccatctccatctcttcttTAACAAGCAGCTATGTTGCTGTCATtccgctagggacctgtttttAGCGTATTAAGTCCCCAGTCCATAACCGATAAaaagtgtgtatgtttatcctgtttcccatttaattagctagtagtaaataattaaaccaatttgtgtagtactgaatcataagtaaggctcTGTTTTTTTCAGATGCAAGGTTTTGACTGCTCAGAATGATATAATGCGAGGTTTTGAttaataagttgactgtttatagatgtgataggtaaagacctattcgggagatggtaactctttaaagaactgctctcgtggtgccccagatcctaatgagttaattgttacatgattaatttaatcgggtaacaattaaacaaaGTTAGTTAATTAGAAAAATAACAGTTTTCAAAGTAATATTAAAGTCAAGTCACGACACAAGGTATCATGGGCTCCATCAAGTACCAGCAGATATTAAATCAGAACTTGACTGCCTCTGCTAGGAAGCTTAAACTGGGCCGTGGTtggatcttccagcaggacaatgatccaaagcacacctcaaaatcaacaaaaaaaatgGTTCACTTGACCACAGAATCAAGATTTTGCCATGGCCATCCCAGTCCTCTGACCTAACCCCCCATAGAAAACCTGTGGGATGAGCTGAAGAGGAGAGTCCACAAGAGTGGACATCAGaatctgaaggatctggagagattatgtatggaggaatggtctcagATTACTTGCCATGTGTTCTCTAACCTCATTACGCATTATAGGAGAAGACTCAGAGCTGTTATCTTTGGAAAGGGAGGTTGCACAAAGTATTGAATGAAGGGGTTCCAATAATTGTGACACACATATATTTgagaaaaatatttgttttatgatAACAATACATTTCTTTCAATTATTTCACTTTAATTAGGAATGAAAGACCAAGAGGATAAACAATAAATAATTTTTGCTCATATTTACCAAGGGTGCCGATGgtacctgcgggacaggtacaaaatggcaacaacaactgcccgagttacaccaggaacacacaatcactccatcagtgctcagccagtccacaccagacatcaccggcaaacaacgttgcctatgagcacaaacccaccgtcgctggaccagacaggactggcaaaaagtgatcTTCACTTACGAGTTGCGgtgttgtctcaccaggggtgatggtcgtattcgcgtttattgtcgaaggaatgagcattacaccatggtctgtactctggagcgggatcgatttggaggtggagggtctgttaTGGCCTGgcgcggtgtgtcacagcatcatcagactgagcttgttgtcattacaggcaatctcaacgctgtgcgttacagagaagacatcaacctccctcatgtggtatccttcctgcaggctcatcctgacatgatcttccagcatgacaacgccaccagccatactgctcgttccgtgcatgatttcctgcaagacaggaatgtcagtgttctgccatggccagcaaagagcccggatctcaatcccattgagcacgtctgggacctgttggatcggagggtgagggcaagggccattccccccagaaatgtccgaggacgtgcaggtgccttggtggaagagtggggtagcatctcacagcaagaactggcaaatctggtgcagtccatgaggaggagatgcactgcagtacttaatgcagcttgtggccacaccagaaactgactgttacttttgattttgacccctctttgttcaggtacacatagttccatttctgttagtcacatgtctgtggaacttgatcAGTTGATGTCTCAGTtgctgaatcttgttatgttcatacaaatatttacacaggtTAAGTTTGCAGAAAATAAACGTAGTTGATAGTGAGATGATGTTTTTTTTTGCTGAGCTTGCTGAGTGATTTTGTTCAGAAGTTATAAAAATGTACATCTAGGCTATGTTGCATGGGTGTAGATGGCAATGGCTTTCTTACTGCCATCAAGAGTCGCGCGCATCTGTGTGTGACGTCAGTGTGTTGTGTACTGGAAAAGGGTCTATATTTGTATTAGAGGGGTATTCATTCCTTTTTGATAGGCTAATATTACTTGATGAAGAGGTGCTGTTAGCTTTAGCTGGCagtaactatactgaacaaaaatataaatgtaacatgtaaagtgttggtcacatgtttcatgagctgaaataaaagatcccagaaattgccCGCAATtgtttttacatccctgttagtgagcatttcttctttaccaagataatcaatccacctgacaggcgtactgtggcatatcaagaagttgattaaacagcatgatcattacacaggt is from Oncorhynchus masou masou isolate Uvic2021 chromosome 32, UVic_Omas_1.1, whole genome shotgun sequence and encodes:
- the LOC135527232 gene encoding integrator complex subunit 10-like — encoded protein: MVPQWGDEKGIIRWFELSDRMRQSLFLRVIDKICQQGNFQYKFFKYVTSILLIQSLQTCHYRGGRVQLLPNKGMLIKHRTVTCGITKGVKEDFRLAVEKQVSLHGEPAHCPPPLHCINEKIIIIQSLP